From Amycolatopsis sp. cg9, one genomic window encodes:
- the tsaB gene encoding tRNA (adenosine(37)-N6)-threonylcarbamoyltransferase complex dimerization subunit type 1 TsaB: MLVLAIDTSTPAVTAGVVEVDGDGVETRGDRVTVDPRAHGELITPHALAAAETAGVALKDLDAIVAGVGPGPFTGLRAGMATAAALGHALGIPVYPVCSLDALAADVTSADPFLVCTDARRREVYWAAYDGAGNRTDGPHVQRPAELATDVKVAAGDGAVLYSAALGVQPIEPRFPSPAGLVKAARSALLAKADPAPLTPLYLRRPDAAEPTAPKRVTAR; this comes from the coding sequence GTGTTGGTACTGGCGATCGATACCTCGACCCCGGCGGTCACCGCGGGCGTCGTCGAGGTGGACGGCGACGGGGTCGAGACGCGCGGTGACCGCGTGACGGTCGACCCGCGCGCCCACGGCGAGCTGATCACGCCGCACGCGCTGGCCGCCGCCGAAACCGCGGGGGTCGCGCTCAAGGACCTCGACGCGATCGTCGCCGGCGTCGGCCCCGGTCCGTTCACCGGCCTGCGCGCCGGGATGGCGACCGCGGCCGCGCTCGGGCACGCCCTCGGCATCCCGGTGTACCCGGTCTGCAGCCTCGACGCGCTGGCCGCCGACGTCACCTCGGCCGATCCCTTCCTGGTCTGCACCGACGCGCGCCGCCGCGAGGTCTACTGGGCCGCCTACGACGGCGCCGGGAACCGCACCGACGGCCCGCACGTCCAGCGCCCGGCCGAGCTGGCGACCGACGTCAAGGTCGCGGCCGGGGACGGTGCCGTGCTGTATTCGGCGGCGCTGGGCGTCCAGCCGATCGAGCCGCGCTTCCCGTCGCCCGCCGGGCTGGTGAAGGCCGCCCGGAGCGCGTTGCTGGCGAAGGCGGATCCGGCGCCGCTGACACCGCTCTACCTGCGCCGCCCGGACGCCGCCGAGCCCACCGCGCCGAAACGGGTGACCGCGAGGTGA
- the rimI gene encoding ribosomal protein S18-alanine N-acetyltransferase, with translation MRLEPLRRRDIARCVEIEQILFPGDDPWSSRAFHSELDAGHFYLAARPDEGAELLGYAGLAVVGRRRGEYEATVHTIGVAPEYQGKGIGKALLRALLERADEFEAPVFLEVRTDNTTALGLYESHGFERLGIRKRYYQPSGADAYTMVRPARTRDGVAG, from the coding sequence GTGAGACTCGAGCCGCTGCGCCGCCGGGACATCGCCCGGTGCGTCGAGATCGAGCAGATCCTCTTCCCGGGCGACGACCCGTGGAGCTCCCGCGCGTTCCACTCCGAGCTGGACGCGGGCCACTTCTACCTCGCCGCGCGCCCGGACGAGGGCGCCGAGCTGCTCGGCTACGCCGGGCTGGCCGTCGTCGGGCGCCGCCGCGGCGAATACGAGGCGACCGTGCACACGATCGGCGTCGCCCCGGAGTACCAGGGCAAGGGGATCGGCAAGGCGCTGCTGCGCGCGCTGCTGGAGCGGGCCGACGAGTTCGAAGCGCCGGTCTTCCTCGAGGTCCGCACGGACAACACGACGGCGCTCGGCCTGTACGAGAGCCACGGTTTCGAACGGCTCGGCATCCGGAAGCGCTACTACCAGCCTTCCGGCGCCGACGCGTACACGATGGTCCGCCCGGCGCGGACGCGAGACGGGGTGGCGGGCTGA
- the tsaD gene encoding tRNA (adenosine(37)-N6)-threonylcarbamoyltransferase complex transferase subunit TsaD — translation MARIIMGIESSCDETGVGLVRLHDDGTVELLADEVASSVEQHARFGGVVPEVASRAHLEAMVPTTSRAFEKAGLALSDVDAIAVTAGPGLAGALLVGVSAAKAYATALDVPLYGVNHLAGHIAVDTLQHGPLPTPCLALLVSGGHTQLLRVDDIASSITELGSTVDDAAGEAYDKVARVLGLPYPGGPPIDKAAKNGDPAAIAFPRGMTGPRDAKNDFSFSGLKTAVARWVEGASRRGEEIPVDDVAASFQEAVADVLTMKAVRAAKEQGIGTIVISGGVAANSRLSALAAERCAAAGIELRVPRPRLCTDNGAMIAALGAHVVAAKRPTAKLDFSANPALPVNVVSL, via the coding sequence ATGGCACGCATCATCATGGGCATCGAGAGCTCGTGCGACGAGACGGGCGTCGGCCTGGTCCGCCTGCACGACGACGGCACGGTCGAGCTGCTCGCCGACGAGGTGGCGTCCAGCGTCGAGCAGCACGCCCGCTTCGGCGGCGTGGTGCCGGAGGTCGCGAGCCGCGCGCACCTGGAGGCGATGGTCCCGACGACTTCGCGGGCCTTCGAGAAAGCCGGGCTCGCACTGTCCGATGTGGACGCGATCGCCGTGACGGCCGGGCCCGGCCTGGCGGGCGCGCTGCTCGTCGGCGTCTCGGCGGCGAAGGCGTACGCGACGGCGCTGGACGTGCCGCTCTACGGCGTCAACCACCTGGCCGGGCACATCGCGGTGGACACGCTGCAGCACGGGCCGCTGCCGACGCCGTGCCTGGCGCTGCTGGTTTCCGGCGGGCACACGCAGCTGCTGCGCGTCGACGACATCGCGTCGTCGATCACCGAGCTGGGGTCCACTGTGGACGACGCGGCGGGCGAGGCGTACGACAAGGTCGCGCGCGTGCTCGGCCTCCCGTACCCGGGCGGCCCGCCGATCGACAAGGCGGCGAAGAACGGCGACCCGGCGGCGATCGCGTTCCCCCGCGGCATGACCGGCCCGCGCGACGCCAAGAACGACTTCTCCTTCTCCGGCCTGAAGACCGCGGTGGCCCGCTGGGTCGAAGGCGCGTCCCGCCGCGGCGAGGAGATCCCGGTGGACGACGTCGCGGCGTCGTTCCAGGAGGCCGTCGCGGACGTGCTGACGATGAAGGCGGTCCGCGCGGCGAAGGAGCAGGGGATCGGCACCATCGTGATCTCCGGCGGCGTCGCGGCGAACTCACGGCTGTCGGCCCTGGCCGCCGAACGCTGCGCGGCGGCAGGCATCGAGCTGCGCGTCCCGCGCCCCCGCCTGTGCACGGACAACGGCGCGATGATCGCGGCACTGGGCGCGCACGTCGTGGCGGCGAAGCGCCCGACGGCGAAGC